The following proteins are co-located in the Haliotis asinina isolate JCU_RB_2024 chromosome 13, JCU_Hal_asi_v2, whole genome shotgun sequence genome:
- the LOC137259324 gene encoding biogenesis of lysosome-related organelles complex 1 subunit 6-like: MSEDHTHEVRQEKEAENERKTEETEREITPKQLDDQPHEKEPAEVVETAEDEQEKRLEEDLEVRVDPEIVEKLSSGFLQTFLPTLEKSKSSLEEVLSNQKILIETVEQENSKFQECQSMEELTQTMLKARKYYNKLITIKKEMANLHDKSGKLKKRAVKLQQQRQKEELQKAQQREKEHEKERMLAARVAGRTDS, encoded by the exons ATGAGCGAAgatcatacccatgaagtgagACAGGAGAAAGAAGCTGAGAATGAGAGGAAAACAG AAGAGacagaaagggagataactcctaaGCAGTTGGATGACCAACCTCATGAAAAAGAACCAGCCGAAGTTGTAGAGACTGCCGAAGATGAACAAGAGAAGAGACTGGAAGAAGACTTGG AAGTAAGAGTTGACCCAGAAATTGTTGAGAAACTAAGCTCAGGATTTCTTCAGACCTTTCTGCCAACTCTGGAGAAATCAAAGTCATCGCTCGAGGAAGTGCT ATCTAACCAGAAGATCCTGATAGAGACTGTGGAACAGGAGAACTCCAAGTTCCAGGAATGCCAGTCTATGGAAGAACTCACCCAGACT ATGTTAAAGGCAAGGAAGTATTACAATAAACTCATCACCATCAAGAAAGAGATGGCCAATCTCCATGACAAGTCAGGGAAGCTCAAG AAGCGAGCAGTCAAGCTGCAGCAACAGCGTCAGAAGGAGGAGCTGCAGAAGGCTCAGCAGCGAGAGAAGGAACACGAGAAGGAGAGGATGTTGGCAGCGCGAGTTGCTGGACGCACAGACAGCTGA